A single genomic interval of Ramlibacter sp. harbors:
- a CDS encoding C40 family peptidase produces the protein MSRWLCILLLVCASAHAAPGAPAEDDMAQFMADKGLLTRLGEVRHNVTDRASDLVVTAMGFLGVPYRRGGNSAETGFDCSGFVRAMYEQTIGLLLPRRANEQAAATETIDKKDLQPGDLVFFNTMRRAFSHVGIYVGNGKFIHSPRPGAEVRVENMDMSYWSRRFDGARRVLVGGAPAQEPNQAQASR, from the coding sequence ATGTCCCGATGGCTGTGCATTCTTCTGTTGGTCTGCGCCAGCGCCCATGCCGCGCCGGGCGCGCCTGCGGAAGACGACATGGCCCAGTTCATGGCCGACAAGGGGCTGCTCACCCGGCTCGGTGAAGTCCGCCACAACGTGACCGACCGCGCCTCGGATCTGGTGGTCACGGCCATGGGCTTCCTCGGCGTGCCCTACCGCCGTGGCGGCAACTCGGCCGAAACAGGTTTTGACTGCAGCGGCTTCGTGCGCGCCATGTACGAACAGACCATTGGCCTGCTGCTGCCGCGCCGCGCCAACGAGCAGGCCGCCGCCACCGAAACCATCGACAAGAAAGACCTGCAGCCCGGCGACCTGGTGTTCTTCAACACCATGCGCCGCGCCTTCAGCCACGTGGGCATCTATGTGGGCAACGGCAAGTTCATCCATTCACCCAGGCCGGGGGCCGAGGTGCGCGTGGAAAACATGGACATGAGCTACTGGTCGCGCCGCTTTGACGGCGCGCGCCGCGTGCTGGTGGGGGGCGCGCCCGCGCAGGAACCCAACCAGGCCCAGGCCTCCAGGTAG
- a CDS encoding response regulator transcription factor, translating into MQNTEAATTVRIVLADDHDLVRSGIKALLSMIKGVDVIGEARDGQELITLAEHLSPDIVMTDISMPGMDGIAAISHLHLTRPEIRLLVLSMYDTVDFVKRAVSSGACGYLMKDAPPFELEQAVRSVMASGSYFSPVIAQRLLQPSEPTAADELTERQVEILKLIAQGRASKEIAFELGLSPKTVDVHRSRIMERLHLSDVASLTRYAVRKGLIKP; encoded by the coding sequence ATGCAGAACACCGAAGCGGCTACGACGGTTCGCATCGTGCTGGCCGACGACCATGACCTGGTGCGCTCGGGCATCAAGGCCCTGCTGTCCATGATCAAGGGCGTGGACGTGATCGGCGAAGCGCGCGACGGCCAGGAGCTGATCACGCTGGCCGAGCACCTGTCGCCCGACATCGTGATGACCGACATCTCCATGCCCGGCATGGACGGGATCGCCGCCATCTCGCACCTGCACCTGACGCGCCCCGAGATCCGGCTGCTGGTGCTGTCGATGTACGACACCGTGGACTTCGTCAAGCGCGCCGTGTCCAGCGGCGCCTGCGGCTACCTCATGAAAGACGCCCCCCCTTTTGAGCTGGAGCAGGCGGTGCGCAGCGTGATGGCGTCAGGCAGCTACTTCAGCCCCGTGATCGCGCAGCGGCTGCTGCAGCCCTCGGAGCCCACGGCCGCCGACGAGCTGACCGAGCGTCAGGTCGAGATCCTCAAGCTGATCGCGCAGGGCCGGGCCTCCAAGGAAATCGCCTTTGAACTCGGCCTGAGCCCCAAGACCGTGGACGTGCACCGCTCCCGCATCATGGAGCGCCTGCACCTGAGCGACGTGGCCAGCCTCACGCGCTACGCGGTGCGCAAGGGCCTGATCAAGCCCTGA
- a CDS encoding PQQ-dependent sugar dehydrogenase — protein MTKVPVVQASRTFLALFLVATLMAGPAGAQSFRPQTVAQGLEHPWALAFLPQGRFLVTERPGRMRVLEADGQAGAPLAGLPAVDAGGQGGLLDVVIDSDFEHNRTLYFCFSEAGEGGNGTALARARLSGDRQRLEAVQVIFSQRPKVASRAHFGCRIVEARDGTLFLTLGERYQRMNDAQKLDNHLGKVVRVGKDGSVPRDNPFTGRAGALPEIWSYGHRNMQGATLAPDGTLWTHEHGPQGGDEINLPRAGLNYGWPVITWGEQYGGGKIGEGLTAKAGMEQPLHYWVPSIAPSGMAFLTSERYGAAPRGNLFVGSLKFGYLDRIELAGGKVLREHRIEIGDRVRDVRQGPDGLLYLLTDSDRGRLLRLLP, from the coding sequence ATGACAAAAGTGCCTGTAGTCCAAGCCAGTCGGACATTCCTTGCTCTCTTTTTGGTAGCAACTTTGATGGCCGGACCGGCCGGGGCGCAGAGCTTCCGGCCCCAGACGGTGGCGCAGGGGCTGGAGCACCCCTGGGCGCTGGCTTTTTTGCCCCAAGGGCGCTTTCTGGTGACCGAGCGGCCCGGGCGCATGCGCGTGCTGGAGGCCGATGGCCAGGCCGGCGCGCCGCTCGCGGGCCTGCCGGCCGTGGACGCGGGCGGTCAGGGTGGCTTGCTGGATGTGGTGATTGACTCCGATTTCGAGCACAACCGCACCCTGTATTTCTGCTTTTCCGAGGCCGGCGAGGGCGGCAACGGCACCGCGCTGGCGCGCGCCCGGCTGTCGGGCGACCGGCAGCGGCTGGAGGCCGTGCAGGTCATCTTCAGCCAGCGGCCCAAGGTGGCCAGCCGCGCGCATTTTGGCTGCCGCATCGTCGAGGCCCGCGACGGCACGCTGTTCCTCACCCTGGGCGAGCGCTACCAGCGCATGAACGACGCGCAGAAGCTGGACAACCATCTGGGCAAGGTGGTGCGCGTGGGCAAGGACGGCTCGGTGCCGCGCGACAACCCGTTCACCGGCCGCGCGGGGGCGCTGCCCGAAATCTGGAGCTACGGCCACCGCAACATGCAGGGCGCGACCCTGGCGCCCGACGGCACGCTGTGGACCCATGAGCACGGACCGCAGGGCGGCGACGAGATCAACCTGCCGCGCGCCGGCCTGAACTACGGCTGGCCGGTGATCACCTGGGGCGAGCAGTACGGGGGCGGCAAGATCGGCGAGGGCCTCACGGCCAAGGCCGGCATGGAGCAGCCGCTGCATTACTGGGTGCCATCGATCGCGCCCTCGGGCATGGCCTTTCTCACCAGCGAGCGCTATGGCGCGGCGCCGCGCGGCAACCTGTTCGTGGGTTCGCTCAAGTTTGGCTACCTGGACCGCATCGAGCTGGCCGGCGGCAAGGTGCTGCGTGAGCACCGGATCGAGATCGGGGACCGCGTGCGCGACGTGCGCCAGGGGCCCGACGGCCTGCTGTACCTGCTGACCGACAGCGACCGCGGGCGGCTGCTGCGCCTGCTGCCCTGA
- a CDS encoding pilin yields MVELMVVIAVIAILSLIALPSYLDSIVRQQIAEALPLADIAKPAIAAAARLGAPLPADNTAAGLPEPEKIVSNLVSSVTVQEGAIHLRFGNNANGTLKGRTLTLRPAVVEDAPVVPVAWVCGAAAVPDKMTVRGTNRTDIPTGLLPLRCR; encoded by the coding sequence CTGGTCGAGCTCATGGTGGTGATCGCCGTCATCGCCATCCTCTCGCTGATCGCGCTGCCCAGCTACCTGGACAGCATCGTGCGCCAGCAGATTGCCGAAGCCCTGCCACTGGCCGATATCGCCAAACCGGCGATCGCGGCCGCGGCGCGCCTGGGCGCCCCCCTGCCCGCGGACAACACCGCCGCCGGTTTGCCCGAACCCGAAAAGATCGTGAGCAACCTCGTCAGCTCCGTGACGGTGCAGGAAGGCGCCATCCATCTCAGGTTCGGCAACAACGCCAACGGCACACTCAAGGGCAGGACGCTGACGCTGCGCCCGGCCGTGGTGGAAGACGCTCCCGTGGTCCCCGTGGCCTGGGTCTGCGGCGCGGCCGCGGTGCCGGACAAGATGACCGTGCGCGGCACCAACCGCACCGACATCCCCACCGGCCTGCTGCCACTGCGCTGCCGCTGA